A region of Moorena producens PAL-8-15-08-1 DNA encodes the following proteins:
- a CDS encoding agmatine deiminase family protein: MLNRRRLLKLSVLSAASALGWSAVCSRVRSEVDSSEMPDYSSTGVTLLQQTTPLEDGFFFPAEWQPHEFTIMVFPPAQNWKGYGLKKARREWAAVANAVNEFEPVSMVVHPQDKGVAKGLLSSDIELIEFPVNDGWARDSGPMFLVNGKGSRRVAGFTFNGWGGKFPPYQDDALLKARLSNYLDTTMYSSSLVLEGGGVTLDGEGTIITTEECLLNPNRNPRMSKSQVERLLKDYLGAETVVWLGRGIVPDPVTDGHVDGICAFAAPGLVLLHSTDDRNDPNYKICRDAKHRLQQSTDARGRKFEIVEIPLGLDVAHMNFYIANNGVIVPVAGDSSQDDAPLAILREVFPGRRVVGVDSLILAEGGGGVHCITQQVPVANGVSRQSSAVSSQ, translated from the coding sequence ATGTTGAATCGTAGAAGATTACTAAAGTTAAGTGTTCTTTCAGCTGCTAGTGCCTTGGGTTGGTCAGCAGTTTGCTCAAGGGTCAGAAGTGAGGTTGATAGTAGTGAAATGCCGGACTATAGCAGCACTGGAGTGACGTTATTACAACAGACAACACCCCTTGAGGATGGCTTTTTCTTTCCAGCGGAATGGCAGCCCCATGAATTCACGATCATGGTGTTTCCTCCAGCTCAGAATTGGAAAGGCTATGGTCTGAAGAAGGCAAGGCGGGAATGGGCAGCAGTGGCAAATGCTGTCAATGAGTTTGAACCCGTTTCGATGGTTGTTCATCCTCAAGACAAGGGTGTGGCTAAAGGCTTGTTGAGTTCCGATATCGAACTGATTGAGTTTCCGGTAAACGATGGCTGGGCAAGGGATTCCGGTCCAATGTTTTTGGTGAACGGCAAGGGTTCACGTCGGGTAGCTGGGTTTACGTTCAACGGTTGGGGTGGTAAGTTTCCACCCTATCAGGACGATGCGTTACTAAAGGCGCGATTGTCTAACTATCTTGATACTACCATGTACTCATCCTCTCTAGTCTTGGAGGGCGGTGGTGTCACATTAGATGGTGAAGGTACTATTATCACCACTGAGGAATGTTTACTTAATCCTAATCGCAACCCTAGGATGAGTAAGTCTCAAGTTGAGCGATTGTTGAAAGACTATCTCGGGGCTGAAACGGTGGTTTGGCTAGGTCGTGGTATCGTACCTGATCCCGTCACAGATGGACATGTGGATGGGATTTGCGCATTTGCCGCACCTGGATTGGTCTTACTCCATAGCACTGATGATAGGAATGATCCAAACTACAAGATTTGTCGGGATGCTAAGCATCGATTACAACAAAGTACTGATGCTCGCGGACGTAAGTTTGAGATTGTTGAGATTCCTCTTGGCTTAGATGTTGCTCACATGAATTTTTACATTGCTAATAATGGTGTGATCGTTCCAGTTGCTGGTGACTCCAGCCAAGATGATGCTCCCCTTGCTATTCTGCGTGAGGTTTTCCCTGGGCGGAGGGTTGTTGGCGTCGATAGTTTAATACTAGCTGAAGGTGGAGGAGGAGTTCATTGTATTACCCAACAGGTACCTGTTGCTAATGGGGTAAGCCGTCAGTCATCAGCAGTCAGCAGTCAGTAA
- a CDS encoding deoxyhypusine synthase family protein, which yields MIREFMKRNFRHFNAAVCVEAAEGWVKHLESGNKMFLTMAGAMSTGELGISLAEMIRQDKVHAICCTGANLEEDIFNLVAHSKYKRVPEYRSLKPEEEKDLFESGMNRVTDTCIPEEEAMIKIDRHMVKLWQAADQSGQSFFPYEFIYQLLESQELKDSYEIDPRDSWVIAAWQKQIPIFVPGWEDSTLGNSFVSEVIKGKISRLNVVRSGLELMVFLVNWYKENTRDFSMGFFQIGGGIAGDFPICVVPLIHQDLKEDCKLWSYFAQISDCTTSYGSYSGALPSEKISWGKLDTDTPSYVIESDASIVAPLIFNYVLGH from the coding sequence ATGATTCGAGAGTTCATGAAGAGAAATTTTCGACACTTTAATGCAGCCGTGTGTGTTGAGGCCGCTGAAGGATGGGTGAAACACCTGGAATCTGGGAATAAAATGTTTCTGACTATGGCTGGAGCCATGAGTACAGGAGAGCTGGGTATATCTCTAGCTGAAATGATTCGCCAAGACAAGGTACATGCTATTTGCTGTACTGGAGCGAATCTTGAAGAGGATATCTTCAATCTGGTTGCCCACTCTAAATATAAGAGAGTACCGGAGTATCGTTCACTGAAACCAGAAGAGGAAAAGGATCTTTTTGAGTCCGGAATGAATCGAGTTACTGATACTTGTATCCCTGAAGAAGAAGCGATGATCAAAATTGATCGGCATATGGTGAAACTGTGGCAAGCAGCTGATCAATCTGGCCAAAGCTTTTTCCCATACGAGTTCATTTATCAACTTCTTGAAAGTCAAGAGCTGAAAGACTCTTATGAAATTGATCCTCGTGACTCATGGGTGATCGCAGCATGGCAGAAACAAATTCCTATTTTTGTTCCTGGATGGGAGGATTCAACTCTGGGAAATTCCTTTGTTTCTGAAGTTATCAAAGGCAAGATCAGTCGCTTGAATGTTGTGCGGAGCGGTCTGGAGCTGATGGTATTTCTTGTGAATTGGTATAAGGAAAATACTAGAGATTTTTCCATGGGGTTCTTTCAAATTGGGGGTGGAATTGCTGGAGATTTTCCCATCTGCGTTGTGCCACTGATCCACCAGGATCTCAAGGAAGACTGTAAGTTGTGGAGTTACTTCGCCCAAATTAGTGATTGTACCACCTCATACGGTTCCTACAGTGGCGCACTACCTAGTGAAAAGATTAGTTGGGGCAAACTTGATACGGATACCCCTAGTTACGTGATTGAATCGGATGCATCAATTGTAGCTCCGCTGATTTTTAATTACGTCCTGGGTCACTAA
- a CDS encoding Uma2 family endonuclease, with product MTNEQLKPKFFYRNTNGTPMAESDPNRDYIIYGVEALKNYFKNRDDVYVSGNLSIYYLEGIYDAVIEPDVFVIFGVENKLRKHYKVWEEGGNYPSWILEVTSISTKGTDQRFNRQTYQDMGVLEYMQYDPVEDYLQPPLKGLRLVEGNYEPIASKPLGDEDLSIYSEVLGLELQVHQGKLEFFDPKLGKKLLNFQELDMAYQEAEQALQKTEQALQKAISHLLGLGVSVEQIADALSISVEEVNHRLQK from the coding sequence ATGACTAATGAGCAATTAAAACCTAAATTTTTCTACCGCAATACTAATGGTACACCAATGGCAGAAAGTGACCCTAACCGAGATTATATCATTTATGGCGTAGAAGCCTTGAAAAACTATTTCAAAAATCGAGACGATGTTTATGTTTCCGGTAACTTATCGATTTACTACCTAGAAGGCATATATGATGCGGTAATTGAGCCTGATGTATTTGTAATTTTCGGAGTAGAAAATAAACTACGAAAACACTACAAAGTTTGGGAAGAAGGCGGAAATTATCCCAGTTGGATCTTAGAAGTAACTTCAATAAGTACTAAGGGAACTGATCAAAGGTTTAATCGCCAAACATACCAAGATATGGGAGTATTAGAATACATGCAGTATGACCCTGTGGAAGATTATCTCCAACCACCCCTGAAGGGATTACGTCTGGTGGAGGGAAACTATGAGCCTATAGCTAGCAAACCTTTAGGAGATGAAGATTTATCCATTTACAGTGAAGTTTTAGGTCTAGAACTTCAAGTGCATCAGGGAAAATTAGAGTTTTTCGATCCAAAGTTAGGTAAAAAGCTATTAAATTTTCAAGAACTGGACATGGCTTATCAGGAAGCTGAACAAGCACTACAGAAAACTGAACAAGCACTACAGAAAGCTATTTCCCATTTATTAGGATTAGGGGTGAGTGTGGAACAGATAGCTGACGCTTTGAGTATATCAGTAGAAGAGGTTAATCACAGACTGCAAAAATAA
- a CDS encoding NACHT domain-containing protein translates to MANGHGLDEVFEPGKRDDVITDIHRFSNTYPKVRVIVTSRVIGYKPQRLRNAEFRHVMLQDLESKQIQTFIEHWHELTFTNQADKVRKRERLQKAIDTSSPIRQLAVNPLLLTMMAILNRNQELPRDRSELYNQASRLLLYQWDVERALLEDNRVDPKTIDYKDKQQMLGKVAYFMQGNQAGLAGNLISGEDLERIIKEELKLRDVTNPRAVAKVMINQLRTRNFILCFMGADYYAFVHRTFLEYFCAWEFVRKFEKKQEISLEQLKTEVFGQHWPDESWHEVLRLIVGMIDSNKAGEIIEYLMAQDGEGYEFGNLFLAGDCLSEVRNRYEIHSTDTRLLNRFKDLIFYDLNYDYDPYGYQANLVRDLHTQAVVAVATHWQDHPDTLRLLQKWARSDTDLFVRGTAIEQLALGYKDHPDTLALLQESARSDTYCYVRLRAIEQLALGYKDHPDTLAILQEWARCDQHWLVRAKAIEQLALGWHDRVAWPTANQPWLFEFLCVRVAALSEHRTLNDPFERDQDQDYDNVNPRKIALQAILKYYPNHSQTRSLLLDRAEHDSDPKLRKFAQGQLAKLRYF, encoded by the coding sequence GTGGCCAACGGCCATGGGTTGGATGAAGTGTTTGAGCCAGGGAAACGAGACGATGTGATTACGGATATTCATCGCTTTAGCAATACTTATCCTAAGGTAAGAGTAATTGTTACATCTCGCGTCATTGGTTATAAACCCCAACGGCTACGAAATGCTGAATTTCGTCATGTTATGCTCCAAGACTTGGAGTCGAAACAAATTCAAACCTTTATCGAGCACTGGCATGAGTTAACCTTTACTAATCAAGCGGATAAAGTTAGGAAACGGGAGCGCTTACAAAAAGCAATAGACACATCCTCCCCGATTCGACAACTGGCGGTAAATCCCCTATTACTAACCATGATGGCAATCCTGAACCGCAATCAAGAATTGCCTCGTGACCGCTCTGAACTCTATAACCAAGCGTCTCGATTACTGCTTTATCAATGGGATGTAGAGCGAGCATTACTAGAAGATAATCGTGTTGATCCCAAGACTATCGATTATAAAGATAAGCAACAGATGCTCGGTAAAGTGGCATATTTTATGCAGGGCAATCAAGCAGGGTTAGCGGGAAATCTGATTAGTGGAGAGGATTTAGAAAGGATTATCAAAGAGGAGCTGAAATTACGAGACGTTACTAATCCCAGAGCCGTTGCTAAGGTAATGATTAATCAGTTGCGCACCCGCAATTTTATCTTGTGTTTCATGGGAGCTGATTATTACGCTTTTGTGCATCGGACATTTTTGGAATATTTCTGTGCTTGGGAATTTGTCAGGAAATTTGAGAAAAAACAGGAAATTTCCCTAGAACAGTTGAAAACTGAAGTATTTGGTCAGCACTGGCCGGATGAATCTTGGCATGAAGTGCTCAGGTTGATTGTGGGCATGATTGATTCCAATAAAGCTGGAGAGATTATTGAGTATTTGATGGCACAAGATGGAGAAGGGTATGAGTTTGGGAATTTATTTCTGGCAGGGGATTGTTTGTCTGAAGTTAGGAATCGGTATGAAATTCACTCAACGGATACTCGATTACTGAATCGCTTCAAAGACTTAATTTTTTATGATCTAAATTATGATTATGACCCATATGGATATCAGGCCAATTTAGTCCGTGATCTTCATACTCAAGCTGTTGTAGCAGTAGCCACCCATTGGCAAGACCATCCAGATACCTTACGCCTACTTCAAAAATGGGCTCGCTCTGATACTGATTTGTTCGTGCGAGGTACAGCAATTGAACAGTTAGCTCTAGGTTACAAAGACCACCCAGATACCTTAGCCCTACTGCAAGAATCGGCTCGCTCTGATACTTATTGCTATGTGCGACTTAGAGCAATTGAACAGTTAGCTCTAGGTTACAAAGACCACCCAGATACCTTAGCCATACTTCAAGAATGGGCTCGCTGTGATCAGCATTGGTTGGTGCGAGCTAAAGCAATTGAACAGTTAGCTCTAGGTTGGCACGATCGCGTAGCGTGGCCTACGGCCAATCAGCCTTGGTTATTTGAATTTTTATGCGTTCGCGTAGCGGCTCTTTCAGAGCATCGCACTCTCAATGACCCCTTTGAGCGTGATCAAGACCAGGATTATGACAATGTCAATCCTCGAAAAATAGCCCTTCAGGCCATCCTCAAATATTATCCTAACCATTCCCAAACCCGGTCTTTATTGCTCGATAGAGCAGAGCATGACTCCGATCCTAAACTGCGGAAGTTTGCTCAGGGGCAATTAGCAAAGTTACGGTACTTCTGA
- a CDS encoding tRNA-dependent cyclodipeptide synthase → MSSHRDEETIIENFDWNQLSLEQLRLFQSKISKAIDLKRRDLKLTQSTANITQVYEYKVSLAKVSPARLRSSLSDYQKCVFMISMGSKNFVYSERIEALIKWISEHFKACLVLVGDSLYRLTIEVRQGLKGDEAWLEAIRTGETFINENRFLFQQYSGSCQFQFQMASQIEKQSEFEIYYKDFQSLYQQDESFQKMVNSFAQTYLNRGEQPEEEEVEQLLQRQKHLAITYLLEESAVFTCLAKEGWPVFVYPGSIKTFEEIAEGLHPEVPLPLQQMIWVSLRLKRKATAG, encoded by the coding sequence ATGAGTAGCCATAGAGACGAAGAAACGATCATTGAAAATTTTGACTGGAATCAGCTTTCACTAGAGCAATTGAGGTTGTTTCAATCGAAAATAAGCAAAGCGATCGATCTTAAGAGACGCGACTTAAAGTTAACCCAATCTACTGCCAATATCACCCAAGTTTATGAGTACAAGGTAAGTTTGGCTAAGGTCTCTCCTGCTCGCCTACGTAGCTCCCTGTCTGATTATCAAAAGTGTGTTTTCATGATCAGTATGGGAAGTAAAAACTTTGTTTATAGTGAGCGAATCGAAGCCTTGATAAAATGGATTAGTGAACACTTCAAAGCTTGCCTAGTATTAGTTGGGGACAGTTTATATCGACTGACAATCGAGGTTAGACAGGGACTTAAAGGGGATGAAGCTTGGCTGGAGGCAATTCGCACTGGAGAAACCTTTATTAATGAAAACCGTTTCTTGTTCCAGCAATACTCTGGAAGTTGTCAATTCCAGTTCCAGATGGCTTCCCAAATAGAGAAGCAATCAGAATTTGAGATATATTACAAAGACTTTCAGAGTCTTTATCAACAGGATGAATCTTTTCAAAAGATGGTCAACTCCTTTGCCCAGACCTATCTTAATCGGGGGGAACAGCCAGAAGAAGAGGAAGTAGAGCAGCTTCTCCAAAGGCAAAAGCACCTGGCGATCACCTACCTGCTGGAAGAGTCAGCTGTGTTTACCTGCCTTGCTAAAGAAGGATGGCCAGTTTTTGTTTATCCTGGGTCAATTAAAACTTTTGAAGAAATTGCGGAAGGGTTACATCCAGAGGTTCCCTTACCTCTTCAGCAAATGATCTGGGTCAGCCTGCGCCTTAAAAGGAAGGCTACTGCTGGATAA
- a CDS encoding NACHT domain-containing protein: MPSAIHELPKDYYRQLGDSDQLDIEIELEEFKRAKDIYHQQPLKSVLDVINDSQTYPYLVVLGDPGSGKSTLLQYLALNWARTDLTTALSLPIPLLIELRTYMRNLDSGQCQNLLEFCHQSSGAICHLNQHHLDQQLKDGKALVMFVRVAWPTAMGWMKCLSQGNETM; the protein is encoded by the coding sequence ATGCCTTCAGCTATTCATGAACTTCCTAAAGATTATTATAGACAACTAGGAGACAGTGATCAACTAGACATAGAAATTGAGCTAGAGGAGTTTAAGCGAGCCAAAGACATTTATCATCAACAGCCGCTTAAATCCGTATTAGATGTTATTAATGACTCTCAAACCTATCCCTATTTAGTAGTTTTAGGAGACCCAGGCTCTGGTAAATCTACTTTGCTGCAATATTTAGCATTAAATTGGGCAAGAACGGATCTGACTACTGCACTTTCTCTACCAATTCCCTTACTGATTGAATTACGCACCTATATGCGGAATCTCGATAGTGGACAGTGTCAGAATTTATTGGAATTCTGCCATCAAAGCAGTGGAGCGATATGTCATCTGAATCAACATCACCTTGATCAGCAGTTAAAAGATGGTAAGGCATTGGTAATGTTTGTTCGCGTAGCGTGGCCAACGGCCATGGGTTGGATGAAGTGTTTGAGCCAGGGAAACGAGACGATGTGA
- a CDS encoding thermonuclease family protein — translation MTDLISEILSKVGSVAPQVPPYFESLETYAVKKVSDADTIDVIDGSGEEITVRFVYIDAPETPKGWGYKKLEDKNQENALYQSQFKWGKEGKDWVKQLVEENGNKVKLRITDIDTRYNRSIGEVYLLDGTFLQHSLVKEGLALIYYDYFSKCPREMAISLLLAEADAEGQGKGLWQEPKSGFIQPWLFRPLKKKQKALLGDPDAYQQLTEKIKTLFEDLEAGKMTNDQFEDTFKQTLK, via the coding sequence ATGACAGACTTGATTAGTGAAATTTTAAGTAAAGTAGGGTCAGTTGCTCCTCAAGTACCGCCATACTTTGAGTCCCTAGAGACCTACGCTGTTAAGAAAGTTTCCGATGCTGACACCATTGATGTGATTGATGGCTCCGGAGAAGAGATTACAGTGCGCTTCGTTTACATTGATGCACCAGAAACTCCTAAGGGGTGGGGTTACAAAAAACTTGAGGATAAAAATCAGGAGAATGCGCTCTATCAAAGTCAATTTAAGTGGGGCAAAGAAGGTAAAGACTGGGTCAAACAGTTGGTAGAAGAAAACGGGAATAAAGTTAAATTGAGAATTACTGACATCGACACTCGCTACAATCGTAGCATTGGCGAAGTTTACTTATTGGATGGCACCTTTCTTCAGCATAGTTTAGTAAAAGAAGGATTAGCACTGATTTATTACGATTATTTTAGTAAGTGCCCTCGGGAGATGGCTATCTCTCTTCTGTTGGCAGAGGCAGATGCGGAAGGCCAAGGCAAAGGGTTATGGCAAGAACCGAAGTCAGGATTTATCCAGCCTTGGTTGTTTCGTCCCCTTAAGAAAAAGCAAAAAGCCCTACTTGGAGACCCAGATGCATATCAGCAGCTTACCGAAAAAATTAAAACCCTCTTTGAAGACCTAGAAGCTGGTAAAATGACTAACGATCAGTTTGAGGATACCTTTAAGCAGACCCTCAAGTAA
- a CDS encoding Uma2 family endonuclease: MTKVPITKITDELKTEIFYPDSDGKPMTESDPTRDYLIYGVEALKSYFKNREDVYVSGNLFIYYQKGEPDQVVSPDVFVVFGVENKQRRSYKAWEEGGKLPSWVLEITSKSSRNSDQTTKCQLYQTMGVLEYFQYDPTGDYLKPPLKGLRLVKGKYQPIPSKSLGDGDFSIDSEVLGLELQVHQVKLEFFDPKLGKKLLNFQELEIAYQRAKLEQTAETQARQQAELERAAEAQARQQAELERAAEAQARQRAEEGLQNAISQLLSLGLTVEQIAEALNLSVAEVNRHI, from the coding sequence ATGACTAAAGTACCTATTACTAAAATAACTGACGAACTCAAAACCGAAATTTTCTACCCCGATAGTGATGGTAAGCCTATGACAGAAAGTGATCCTACTCGGGATTATCTAATTTATGGGGTAGAAGCCTTAAAAAGTTATTTCAAAAATCGGGAAGATGTTTATGTTTCCGGTAACTTATTTATTTACTACCAGAAAGGAGAACCCGATCAGGTAGTCTCTCCCGATGTATTTGTGGTTTTTGGCGTGGAAAACAAACAGCGAAGAAGCTACAAGGCTTGGGAAGAAGGAGGAAAATTGCCCAGTTGGGTATTAGAAATAACCTCAAAAAGCAGCCGGAATAGTGATCAAACCACAAAATGCCAACTATACCAAACAATGGGAGTATTAGAATACTTTCAGTATGATCCTACTGGGGATTATCTTAAACCGCCACTTAAGGGATTACGTTTGGTGAAGGGAAAGTATCAACCTATCCCCAGCAAGTCTTTAGGGGATGGAGATTTTTCTATTGATAGTGAAGTGTTAGGTCTAGAGCTGCAAGTGCATCAGGTAAAACTAGAATTTTTTGATCCGAAGCTGGGGAAAAAGCTATTAAATTTTCAAGAACTGGAGATAGCTTATCAACGAGCAAAGTTAGAGCAAACCGCAGAAACTCAAGCCCGACAACAAGCGGAGTTAGAGCGAGCTGCCGAAGCTCAAGCCCGACAACAAGCGGAGTTAGAGCGAGCTGCTGAAGCTCAAGCCCGACAACGAGCGGAAGAAGGGCTACAGAATGCTATTTCCCAGTTATTAAGCTTAGGCTTGACTGTTGAACAGATAGCTGAAGCACTGAATTTATCAGTGGCAGAGGTTAACCGTCACATTTAA
- a CDS encoding TerB family tellurite resistance protein, with amino-acid sequence MTSGKSFQVTPYGQNRYNITQPVDFEVGVNYSGALMAIAGADGELAEAELQWYIDEQEMLLVESEEKKEYIEALRQFDWKNANVEELLTGLKYDFPLNFRRSMLYQAIKMCRADGNYHEKEKASVAKAAEILGIERSVAASLESLAEMEDSADRLRVALFETEV; translated from the coding sequence ATGACAAGTGGAAAAAGTTTTCAGGTGACCCCATATGGTCAAAATAGATATAACATTACTCAACCAGTTGATTTTGAGGTAGGCGTGAATTATAGCGGTGCCTTAATGGCAATTGCTGGAGCGGATGGGGAACTGGCAGAAGCAGAATTACAGTGGTATATTGACGAACAGGAAATGTTGCTAGTCGAATCTGAAGAAAAAAAAGAATACATTGAAGCGCTCCGCCAATTCGATTGGAAAAATGCTAACGTTGAGGAGCTATTGACTGGGCTTAAGTATGACTTTCCCCTGAATTTTCGCCGATCCATGTTGTACCAAGCGATCAAGATGTGTCGAGCGGATGGTAACTACCATGAAAAAGAAAAAGCATCTGTGGCTAAAGCGGCAGAAATTTTAGGGATTGAGCGCAGCGTGGCGGCTAGCCTGGAGTCCCTGGCAGAAATGGAAGATTCAGCGGATCGATTGCGCGTTGCCTTATTTGAAACGGAAGTTTAA
- a CDS encoding Uma2 family endonuclease, with translation MTVATTAVETNPIVLRMPPALDMDDDQFFEFCQVNRDLRIERTLEGEIIVMPPTGGETSDRNSDINFQLRLWNRQTKLGKVFESSCGFKLPNGADRSPDASWLKLERWESLSKEERKKFIPLCPDFVIELRSPSDRVKDLKDKMEEYMENGARLGWLIEPNSRRVYIYRPGADVEQLENPATVKGDEVLPGFVMVMEEIWEA, from the coding sequence ATGACAGTAGCCACCACAGCTGTTGAAACTAATCCCATTGTGCTGAGGATGCCTCCAGCATTGGATATGGATGATGACCAATTTTTTGAGTTTTGTCAGGTTAATCGAGATTTACGTATTGAACGCACATTAGAGGGAGAAATAATTGTTATGCCCCCAACAGGAGGTGAAACATCTGACAGAAATTCCGACATTAATTTTCAGCTACGGTTATGGAACCGCCAAACAAAGCTAGGGAAAGTTTTTGAGTCTTCTTGTGGCTTTAAACTGCCTAATGGGGCAGATCGTTCTCCTGATGCATCTTGGCTCAAGCTGGAGCGGTGGGAATCCCTGAGTAAAGAAGAAAGAAAAAAATTTATTCCTCTGTGCCCAGATTTTGTGATTGAGTTGCGTTCCCCCAGTGATAGGGTAAAAGACCTCAAGGACAAGATGGAGGAGTACATGGAAAATGGTGCGAGGTTGGGGTGGTTGATTGAGCCAAATAGTCGTCGGGTGTATATTTACCGTCCTGGTGCTGATGTGGAGCAATTGGAAAATCCCGCTACGGTGAAGGGGGATGAGGTGCTGCCTGGTTTTGTCATGGTTATGGAGGAAATTTGGGAAGCTTGA